A single region of the Xenopus laevis strain J_2021 chromosome 4L, Xenopus_laevis_v10.1, whole genome shotgun sequence genome encodes:
- the LOC121403159 gene encoding uncharacterized protein LOC121403159, whose product MAVFADINVRTDIIVDYYHDITMRGYHSNTIVMYYVNDSHLAETVNKTIVKSMVNESHVTENWQEEIANNTKSHELFAVLNLTALIIAISAFVMVALPGAVGWYLYYKLRKKMAINDVEKAMEDPQPVKFTSKIRLRLSKNCFCNMFRLLCNRIKKRKTICDEESAIDKSQTTPKPSKPETITRNEDKKQKKKKDTMNKSVGEAIEMPSVQQETNEQVQTPALPKEKKYKKKKQKKKKDTINKSVGEPIEMPSVKQETNEQVQTPALPKEKKYKKKKQKKKKDTINKSVGEPIEMPSVKQETNEQVQTPALPKE is encoded by the exons aTGGCAG TATTTGCTGATATTAATGTTAGAACTGATATCATAGTGGATTACTatcatgacatcacaatgagAGGTTACCATAGTAACACCATTGTGATGTATTATGTTAATGATTCTCACCTGGCTGAAA CGGTGAATAAAACGATAGTCAAAAGTATGGTGAATGAAAGTCACGTTACAGAGAACTGGCAAGAGGAAATTGCAAATAATACAAAGAGCCATGAACTCTTCGCTGTATTAAATCTTACAGCATTAATTATCGCAATATCTGCTTTTGTAATGGTTGCATTGCCAGGAGCAGTTGGATG GTATCTTTATTACAAACTAAGGAAGAAGATGGCAATTAATGATGTAGAAAAAGCAATGGAGGATCCACAGCCTGTGAAATTTACTTCAAAAATAAGATTGCGGttgtctaaaaactgcttttgTAACATGTTCAGGCTCCTCTGTAACAGAATAAAGAAGAGGAAGACTATCTGTGATGAAGAAAGTGCAATAGATAAATCACAGACTACGCCTAAACCATCCAAACCTGAAACTATTACAAG GAATGAAgacaaaaagcagaaaaagaagaaggataCTATGAATAAATCTGTGGGGGAGGCAATTGAAATGCCATCTGTACAACAAGAAACAAATGAGCaagtacaaacacctgcactgcCTAAAGA GAAAAAAtacaagaagaagaagcagaaaaagaagaaggataCTATTAATAAATCTGTGGGGGAGCCAATTGAAATGCCATCTGTAAAACAAGAAACAAATGAGCaagtacaaacacctgcactgcCTAAAGA GAAAAAAtacaagaagaagaagcagaaaaagaagaaagatacTATTAATAAATCTGTGGGGGAGCCAATTGAAATGCCATCTGTAAAACAAGAAACAAATGAGCaagtacaaacacctgcactgcCTAAAGAGTAA